From the Oryza glaberrima chromosome 5, OglaRS2, whole genome shotgun sequence genome, one window contains:
- the LOC127772849 gene encoding WAT1-related protein At5g07050-like: MAVAQQQQQQRQATGESLMQKCKPYVAMVSLQFGYAGMNVITKVSLNHGMSHYVLVVYRHAFATLSIAPFALVLERKVRPRMSFWVFLQIFVLALLGPVIDQNFYYAGLKFTSPTFSCAMSNMLPAMTFVMAVIFRMEKVNLKKARCVAKVVGTLVTVAGAMLMTLYKGRAVEMVWTKHMHLHGPHQDAVAAAAADKDWLRGSIFLIIATLAWASLFILQAATLKRYDAPLSLTTLICFVGTLQAIVVTFAMEHSMSVWKIGFDMNLLAAAYAGIVTSSIAYYVQGLVMQSRGPVFASAFSPLMMIIVAIMGSFILAENIYLGGIIGSVLIVAGLYSVLWGKHKENAEKKEAEAMEIPVAIKGVDGNGRVMDIVELDEVQLEKAQVNGKAAAAAAHEHAAVVAVAVPAEEARMQGKDEA, encoded by the exons ATGGCGgtggcgcagcagcagcagcagcagaggcagGCCACCGGTGAGTCGCTGATGCAGAAGTGCAAGCCGTACGTGGCGATGGTCTCGCTGCAGTTCGGGTACGCCGGCATGAACGTGATCACCAAGGTGTCCCTCAACCACGGCATGAGCCACTACGTGCTCGTCGTGTACCGACACGCCTTCGCCACCCTCTCCATCGCGCCCTTCGCGCTCGTCCTCGAGCGCAAGGTCCGCCCTCGCATGTCCTTCTGGGTCTTCCTCCAGATCTtcgtcctcgccctcctcgG GCCGGTGATCGATCAGAATTTCTACTACGCCGGGCTCAAGTTCACCTCGCCGACCTTCTCCTGCGCCATGAGCAACATGCTCCCGGCCATGACCTTCGTCATGGCCGTCATCTTCAGGATGGAGAAGGTGAACCTGAAGAAGGCGAGGTGCGTGGCGAAGGTGGTGGGCACGCTCGTGACGGTGGCCGGCGCCATGCTCATGACGCTCTACAAGGGGCGCGCCGTCGAGATGGTCTGGACCAAGCACATGCACCTCCACGGCCCGCACcaggacgccgtcgccgccgccgccgccgacaaggaCTGGCTCAGGGGCTccatcttcctcatcatcgccaccctcgcctgggcCTCCCTCTTCATCCTCCAG GCCGCGACGCTGAAGAGGTACGACGCGCCACTGTCCCTGACCACGCTCATCTGCTTCGTGGGCACCCTGCAAGCCATCGTCGTCACCTTCGCCATGGAGCACAGCATGTCCGTGTGGAAGATCGGCTTCGACATgaacctcctcgccgccgcctacgcc GGTATCGTGACATCGAGCATTGCCTACTACGTGCAAGGGCTGGTGATGCAGAGCAGGGGGCCCGTGTTCGCCTCGGCGTTCAGCCCGCTCATGATGATCATCGTCGCCATCATGGGGTCGTTCATCCTCGCTGAGAACATCTACCTCGGAGG GATCATTGGGTCGGTGCTGATCGTCGCCGGCCTGTACTCGGTGCTCTGGGGGAAGCACAAGGAGAACGCGGAGAAGAAGGAGGCCGAGGCGATGGAGATCCCGGTGGCGATCAAGGGCGTCGACGGCAACGGCAGGGTCATGGACATCGTGGAGCTGGACGAGGTGCAGCTGGAGAAGGCCCAGGTGaacggcaaggcggcggcggcggcggcgcacgagcaCGCCGCGGTGGTTGCCGTCGCGGTCCCCGCCGAGGAAGCCCGGATGCAGGGCAAGGACGAGGCCTAG